TGATTGGGACAGGATAAACACGATCCTCCGAGAGGAATCAGCATGCAACTCAGTGCCTTTTTCATCGCAAATGGAGATGGAGGCTCCCTCCAGCCTGTCCCCATTTGTATATCACAGGGTAGGTATCCAATCACCCTACCCAGGTGGTGGTTCTCACAGGGGGTATCCACATTCACCAAAGAGATGGTGGCCCCGTTCACCTTATCATCATCACCGGAGATGTCCCCATCCGCCACACCAGAGAAGTCATCAATCGCCTCGCCGCTGGCACCAGAGATGTCGCTATTTCCCTCACCAGGGATGTCCACAAAGGCATCGGAGTTCAAGGACAAGTTGACTTCTGTTTGCACTGAGCTGAATAAAGTGCTCCCCGAATACTGTTGCAAGCATCCTTGGGTAATGAACTCCCCCCCATCCCCTAAACCTCCCTTTACCTAGAATCTGTTCTAGCTTTCTGCTCTCTGTTCCCATGCCCTGCTCTTCCCTGTGCTCTCTAATTTTTCAATCTTGTACGTATGTGCCCCGTGGTACCCCTTTGCAGCTTGGTACATTTTGCTTATTAGTGCTCGACGATTACTGGTCTCTGTGATTGTTGGTTACCTGTTAGTGCTTCGTGCCGTTAATATGTTATAGTTAGATTATAGAGTACGTAGTTATTCTTAGTGAGTGAGTTATTTGTGATATGCTTCTGTGCTGCTCTAGTAGTTTATGAATTAGTTATTTGTGAATACCACTGTACTGCTCGATTAGTATACTTAAGACTTCATTTGTGATACCATGCTGGGCTCTGTTAGTTATTTCTCATACTAATGTGTTTCTAACAGGCTGCTTAAGTATTCTCAACCTATGCCCTTATTGCAGGAACCAAGTTACAAGCTTGACATTGTTTGCGAGTTATGGAATCTTCCAGATCCTTTTGCCACCCAAATTTGTACCATGTTAACCTTTTGGTGAGCATAGATGAAGATGAAGCGAACGATTCCCGGGAGCGCAAACTCTTCTTTGCGGAATTCTGGGGGCCATATTTTTCTCCGGATGTTCGTCCAGCTGCAGCCATGTATCCATTTACTTTGTAGAGTAAATTAGTTTCTTGGCTTAGTTTCTTGGTTCCTTTTTTATTGAACTTGCTTATCTGGTCTTAAAACGATTTAACGTTGTTAAAAGCAACGTGAAATGACTCTTTTACCCCTAGCGCCAAATGAGATTTGAGATTTGCAattaaaagatctaaacagAAGGCAATGGAGAAGTCAAATCTAATTTATGTTTTTTCAAAAACAAATCCTATTTATGTTGTTCTAAAATATTCGTGGTCTTACAAATAGAGGGGAAAAAGATCTGGACAGTTTATAGCTAGCGTGCATCAGATTCCAGAGGTGTCAAGACGAGCGACTTTCAGAGGGGCCCTCCGCACCATTACCAGTGCCTTTCGCGATGGCTCACCGTGGCCCGGCTCGTTCAGGGAAGCCTCCCCGGGCTCGCCACCACCGGCACCGGCCAACCTCGTGCGCCGTGTCGGACGAGCACGAACTTTCCCCGGCCACCACCGGAGCCTGGCTCATACTTGGCAAATGCGTCGGCATCTGGCTCTCCTCACGGCGGCGGCTCTGCTTGTGCCGGCGGTGCTCGACTTATACACATTTCCGGCAGGGCGAGTGAGCTCCGTCAGCCAGGCAGCTGACGCGGGTGCGTGTCGACACCCCTTCGCTCGCCACACCACGGTGCTGGTCCAGAGCTCCATCAGGTGAAAGGAGGGCCTCACATCGTACTACGCCACTTCACTTTGTGCTAGTGCACCCGGAACCTGGGGGTACTTGCGACTCATGACTAGGGCTCAAAATTTCATCGCATCAGAATATTAATGCACGCAGAGTAAAAGAGTCATTTCGTGTTTCTTTTAACACCGTTAGCTTGTCAAATTAACGGAAGGGTCAAGAACCAAAACGAAATTCATTTTTAGGTCAAATAAGCAAGTTAAAGGAACTAAGAAACTAAACCGAACTTTTGTTAGGACCAATAAACTAATTTACTCTACTTTGAATGTACAAGTGAGCCCTTGTTACTTATACTGAAAAGCTTCAGAGCAATATACATGTTAATATCACGGGAGCATCACAGTAGGAAAAGCAAAAACACGGTGAAACACCCACTACAACACAGTTTACTAGATAGTGTGAAAAATGGTTGTTTGAGGCATTTGTATTCCTAGTTTCTCATGTCTTTCTTATTTGGTTGGGGCTTTGAGAACAGGTCGCTGCACTATCTTTGAGACGGAAGGAAGCATGATTGTGCATCCACCATCTGGAGACATTAAGGGCTTGGTTGATTTATGCTCTAATGCTGTGCACGACGTGTACACGGTTGGTTCCAATGAGGCAAGAACTTTTTATCAAGAAAATTTACTTGACGTTGGGGTGCCCATTGTATGGGCCGACGACCATCAGTTCAAAGGACTTCCTTTAACGCCAGCATGAATGGTTACACAATTACAAGCATACAAGCAAAGGTAGATTAGTTTGTATTTGGGGATTGTTACTAGTTTGTATTTGGGGATTGTTAGCATAATATGTAATTGACTTATCGCTTGACGGACTGTTTATCGAGTCAAATACTGGATATGTATGGAGAAGAGCTTTTATGTTAATTATAGTGTTACATATAATGTGTTTCTGTGATTACGTTGTGATTTCATTTCCTATAATATACGCATTTCATTGGATATCATCCCACCGCCCGAAACAGCTAAATTGGCAGTTCGTGGGCAGATTTGTGTCTGAATTGGAGTCCGGTTACAAATGCCAAAAACAGGCGTAACGTTAACAAGTTATTGGGATTACAACCCATCCAAGTAGAATTTTTGGGCTGGGCCTGTAAAAGTTTCCAGGTCCCAGGATTTGGACCAAAAACCTCCCTTCCAAGCAGGCCCCGTTAGTGCAATTGACAAGATCTATGCGTCCGTCTAACCAAAGTCTTGAACATATTACAGCTATATACAAAATGATACGTGGTTTGCCAATGGTACTTGCACCAAGGGTGATCACACGACAGTAGATCAACCAAAAGAATACCCAATAATATCTACCACCAAAGGATAATCCAAAAATATTTATCTAACTTCGGTGCCAGCTCAGTCATGGTCAAGCTCTATGAAGACCTTGTTTTCTTTTGCTTAGGATTTGGACTAGAAGATTCCTTGTAAGCTGAAGGGCAAAGGTTATTGATGCCACACATGTCACATTTGGGCCTCAGTGGAGTGCAGATAGTCTGCCCAAAACCAACCTACAAGACATTTTTCAGTTCTTTTCAGCATAGACTAGCACCACTGCAAGTAATGAAGGATTCAGATAGCCTAGAAGGAAAACCTCTTACAATTCAATAaacaaagaaaagaagaaaCTACGGTaccaaaaataaaatatatactTCAGTAGAAAAATACCAGTAATGGGTTTATAGGTTCCCACTCATCCTTGGGTAGCCACTTCTCTAGAGACATTCTTGTCTGTTCCGGTGTTGTAGTTTTCTGTGCACAACATATAGCACCGTAAGGACAATTCACCAGCCTCATAATGGTTGTAGTGCAATTTTCTTTGCAAGGAGATAACACAACACAAATCAAACTCAAACTACCTGCTTTGTTCCTTCACGGAAAACCCATCCAAGACGGTTAGAAATGCGATGCACATGAGTGTCGACACAGATTCCTTGAGTATTCTTCCAAGCAATGCTCATCACCTGTTCAGATAAAGAAGAATATCTTTGAAGATGTTTATGTTCATATTTCAACCAGGAAGGATACAAAAAGAATATTTTTACCAAATGAGCCATTTTAGGGCCAACTCCTCTCAGAGCAAGCAGCTCATTCAGAGAATCTGGAATATCCCCTCCAAAACGTTCGAGGCAAATTTTAGAAGCTTCTTTTATGAACTGAGCCTTTCTCTGATAGAATCCAACCTGATAAGAACATGAACAATATGGTGTGGCACATCAATCTGAGAAGTTTCTTGTAAGCTCTTGCTTCTAAGTGTCATGAGCCTAAAGCAATTTTCTGTTTCAGATAATGTTAGTCTGGTGTGCTTGCAAAGCCTCTGATGTGATGCGAAGAGCAGACATATGAATTTCCATTCCCATGCTGCTTAGTTCATTCATTTTTTGGGTACATCCAGTACAGTAATCATTTACTCACTTATGAACGATGTGCGCATAGTATTCACCCTAATATGGTGAACACGCCTTGCAACTTACAGGTTTGATAAGATTCGCAAGCGTTGCCTCGTCAATCCTGACTATAGCATCAGGATCAAGTAAACCATTTTCAGAGAGACGTTCCACAGCAGCTGACAAGAATTGACTCCAAAATGCAATCAGCATGTTTCTAAAGGACAAGTATTTAGTACAAAACAGCAGTGAAATtgaaaaaagaaagaattccTGAGCACAGAATTTAAAGACATACCATGCGTAACTTCATCTTTAGTTTGGCTAGACATCATAGTTGATATCAGAACTGCAAATCTTCTTTCCTGTCCAGGAAGAGAAGTATTGATAAATTAATAATAACAACTCACGTAGCTTCATTCCATACAATTGGATCTAAACCTTTTACCAATGGAAGAATTACTGAATAAGTGATAAACTAGATGGATCAAATATGCAACATATTATTTTCTGAGAAAAAGGCTTGAGTTGTATTGTAAAGAAGAAAATAAGTAAATAGCCATAAATGTGGCAAATTTGCAATCTATTGGCACAAATTCATGCACAGACTGACTGCACTTTAATGTGTAGACAGGAAAGGAGCTACATTTTTTATATGGTAACAAAGCACAAGGAATTAGCCGAACTACCCCAATGCTACCTATGCAAGGCCTAACCAAAGAGCTCCACTGAACAAATATATCCAGCATGAAAGAAACTTGGGACAGGTCATACCAAAAAGACTTTTAACAGAAAACTATATAGTTGAAAAGATGATTTAGTACCAAAAAGTACCTTGGGCGGAAGGAGAGATCCAGCCTTTTCACAGCCTTTCGTATCTACAGGGGCTTGGCCAGATAACCTCATGTTTTTAATACCCCCAAGAACTGCCTCCCAGTTTTCTGGAGCTTTAGCTGCACAGATGACTAGTTTAGTTTTTCTTATGGTACATGAACATAAGAAGGATAATTATCAAATGAAAATTCCGAATGCTTCATAGCCATCAATAAATCTGATCTTAACACATTTGTTTTTCATGGTGCAACAATGACAAATAAAAAATGCGCTGATGCATGGAATGAGGAAACACTAAgtttaatttaaattttaaatctGATAGTGTAACTAGATTATCTTTTTTGGCTAGCATCAGCATTAGGGGAAAGCAAAAGAATATAATCTAGTTCCAAAGCATAATTAAAAAAAATACAGAATTTATGAATTATACAGTTGTGTATGGGAAACTGAGAACTGAAAAGGCCACAACATATCCTGATGATGTAATGGCCCACTTGTGAGTGTGTGGCTAGATTGACCACATGCTAGCAGAACAGAAGTTTCAATCCAGTGACTTCATTTTAGCAACCCAAGGAAATATAAACATGTGAGCACTACATGAAGTCAATAATCTGTAGTCCAGAACTTGAAGGAATTACTGTTGGAATTAATAGGTTTGCTTTGATATAAGCTTACAGGAAAGGAAACATAATATAACAAGAAAAGCAACAAGGCATATGAGTACCTTTCATAACTGAAGAAACTCTGACCTTTTCCTCCACCTTGACTGAAGAAGGGAAGCGTTAGAGCTCTTTTGCAAGACAAGGCAGAAATATAAACAATATTATAATATGGTACATAGAGATGTGCAAGCAGATTATCCAGATGAAAGATACCACGAAGAAAGAAATATCAACAACAAAGTATGGCCAAGTAAGTATAGCTGAAACCATTGATGAGTTAAAAGCCCCAGTTTGACTACTGGAGCAAGAAAAAATAGTCCCGATAGTGAAAATCAGGCACTTTCAAAAGACACTCTTGACCTTAATAACTTTTCCCCAACCACAAGTAATGCAAGCTTATTTACACGCTGATTATGGAAAATTGGCTCAAAAGATCATTTAGAAGTAAAACTCATAAAACATTATCTGATCATCTGTTCTTACCCGAAGACAGGGTTGCCTTACTTGATGATGGAACCGCTTTGGTCCTGTCGTATCGAAAATCCTCAATGTCAGGGACAAAACCAACCTGCATATGCATAGGACATTTTTTATATTGAGACTACGAAACGAAGTACTAAGGTAACAGCATGAGTTAATAAATGTCACTAAATACAAGAGGTACACTTGCATCAAAGAGTTAGAGCTCAAGAGACAAGCAATACATGAATCTTGCTTATTTCATATAAAAACATTCTATTTAGTCAGCAGACACCTGCTTCTTAGGATACTCCCCATTCACTTCAAGCTCTCGCTTCACCCTTTTCCTCTTAACAGAAGCAGTTGATTCACACTTGGAAACATCAAAAGAAACACTGGATTCACGTTTCACTTCTCGTACAACTGAAAAGGCATGAAACACGTGCTTCATTTACAAGAAGCTAAACTATTTTAAAATTGTTGAAAAAATCATGTATGGGCACTGGCAGTCAGGTATATGTCTTAATAGTGTAGGAAGATTAAGATAGACGATGTACACTTCAAGTTGGAATAAAGTTTCTAAAATTGACCCAGAAGTGTTAAACCTACTTGTCTTGTTCATCCGCATAAACCAAACAATTGGTATCAGCTGTAACAAAGGGGATTATTCTCATCAAATTGCGATCCAAGTATCTACAATATTAAGCCAGTGGTAGCGAAAGAGCAAGGCATTCATCACACGACATGATCACAACATTGATATGCATATTCCTTCATCATAGCAAAGTCAAAATTTTCAGTGCTAATTAAAGGAGAAATATATAAGAAAAAGACTTCCAGGAAAAAAATCATTTTCCCCCTTGCATCACATAGACAAGCAACCTAAACTCATGAGGAAAAGACCAAATCCAGGTAGCACATTGATTTCACCCAGCTCATGAAAGGAATTGCTCAGCTCTAGACACTGAATGGCACTAGTAATTTCTGAGGTAAAAAACATTTAGGCATAGACCAGGGAAAACAAATTGGGCGATAATGAGTACCATTTCAAGAACAATCCCGTCCTTTTACGCACTAATTGAACAAAATAACGTCTTTGCGCCCAATGGGGAAGTAAATAGAGCAAGAAAACAGTACGGAGCTCAACAATGGACTACCAATGGGGAGGAAAGATCCGGTGGGAGGAAAACGGAAGGAAAGTGGGTTTCCACTCCACCTGGGTTGAGGTCGGCGGGGGATGCGCGGACCAGTCTGGCGGAGGCGTTGGAGCGGGTGCTGGGCATTTTGACCGCCGGGAGGCGAAtgcgggagaggaggagagcgagGGGCATCCGCGCCCGCCGCTAAGCTAGGGTTTTAGCCGCGATTGGGGGAAGTCTGTTATCCTTTCCCCATCTTCGTTGGGCTGGAGCTTTCTTGTTTTCCATGCGTATGCAACAGTTTGTGGTTGTGCATCCTATTGCGTGGCTGTTTTGTTTGTGGTGCCTCGATTAGTCTCGTGGTGTGTTGCGTCGCCTCTTAAAGTTTGAGAGGGTTGAGATATATTTGGCCAGGGCACTAGCATGGTATAGGCACAACATGATTCGGCACCACACGTCTGGGCATTAAGGTTTAGTTCATGTCGTGTTGCGCCGTGCGGCAACTTCTCGATTCTCGCACACCTATTTGGTTCCgattattttaaattttgaagGTTCGATTTTAGAAAATTCAAAAGTCGGATGACTCTCAGAATCGAGAATCGAGAATCCATAATCAGCTGGGAGTCTCGATTCTTGATTCTGGGGGTCATCCgacttttggatttttctaaaaTCGAGTCTTCAAAATCCAAAATAAACTGAAACAAACAGGGCAAGGGTGGCTCCATCGGTCCTGATCTTCACCAACACCCGTGGAGGAGAGGAGGCTGGCGGAACCTCAGGAGATACTCGGAAAACGTATCCAGCACCCGTGGAGGAGAGGAGGCTGGCGGAACCTCAGGAGATACTCAGAAAACGTATATGTGAGGGGGAGGAGCACCGTGATAGCTCCTCAACAGCTCATAAGGGTGGCTCCATTGGTCCTAACGATTTCGCCAGCACccgtggaggagagaggaggctGCCGGAAGCCAAGGAGATGCACGGAAAACGTGTATGTGATGGGAGGAGCACCGGAGATGAGATGTGCGAGATAGGAGAGGAGGAAAATGTTAGGCGCTGCTTTTTGCCACTGTTCATCAACTAAAATAATTGTTTTGCTGGCAAAGTCGTCGGCCGCCGGAGACGCCCTAACAGATAGATAATTCAAATTTTTTGATAAACAATCATAAATTCAAACCAAACAAGAAGCCATAGTTCAGTAAGGCACACAGAGAAATAGACCACATgcatatcctcaagtttgagCTGGTGCAATGGCTGCCTCATTAAAAACCTATCTAAGTAAAACTCACACCTCCTAAGAAACCCTAGATAGGAAAAAAATACAAGCCAGCTATACATAAAAAGGTTCAATATTACATAGTTCAAGTGTTCAACACAAATACATATTATAGTTACACATTTTACCCATCATGATACAGATCATCGAAACTAGCTTCAAGTTCTTTGTCCTCTACCGCATGTTGCGCTCTTGCTTCGCCAACCTCCCAATCCTTGATGCAGGAGAGAATCTCCACCATTTTAGGGGTCAGTCATTGTCGGTGCTCCTCGATGATCCTACCAGTTAGACTAAAAGTAGACTTTTTTCTGAAAAGTCTAAAAGCAGActctaaagatatggtagaCACAGGCACACAAAGCATCTTTAGCTAAGATTGGAAGCGTTGGGTAGGTTAGTTTGTGCTCATGCCACTAATTCAGGGTGTTAAAATCATCATTAAACTAGTTGACAATGTCGCCATCCAAGTAGGAAGTTAGTTCATAGACAATACCAAGACCAGCACCAATACTTGCCGCTTGCAACAATACACTTGCATTAGTTCTTGTAGATAAGGAGGATGGGTTGGAGGGAGAAGTACCACTACCAGAAGTAATTCCAAAGTTTGATGTACTAGCACCAATAGCATCAGAACCAAAAAAAAATTTACCCCCAAGCAGTTTTTTTCTTACCAAAACTGGTTGGCTGTAATGGCCTCTACATCCTTATTGCACCAAAATTGTTATCATACTTATTAAATATGGTAGAAAGTTTATCTTTTACCTTAGTTAAGTATGGAAAGTAATTAGTACCAAAGAGGTTAGATAACCGATCTAGAGCATTGTTCAAACCCCATATCTCAGTTGTAGGGTCCATTATAAATGCAATTGAATAAAGCATGGTGTCGGATTTGTAGTCCGGCAAGTCTTCCTGGGGTATTCTCATATGGTAGATTTTAGGTGAGGGAGATCGCGGAGACAAGAACCTTGATGGTAACACGAGACGTAAGGATTGAACAGGTTTGGACCGCTAAGAACGTACCCTACATCCTCTGTTGTTTGTTGTATTGGATTGCTTGAACTCGGCGAAGACAAGGTTACGACGAGTTGTTGGCTACGGTTTTCAGACGAATTGATCTGTTCTGTATGGGTATCTCCACAGCCACCTTATATAGCTTGATAGCGGTGAGTTACAAGTTGGGTTAGGAACCTACCAAGGGTTGTTTTACAAGGAAACGAGTCGGGTTAGGTTTCAACTTCTAGGATGTAGAGTCCAACTCAGATCCAATCCGTAAAGGACCTGGGACGTATCTGATCTAGTGCCCTGCACTCCAGGAGCGTGGTCTAGGACCACCTCCCGAAGATCTGGGCACCATTCCATAGGGATATCCCGGGGTCTACCTCTGTTACATAGTTATGTTCCTCCAGTGTCTAAGAAACTTATCTTTTATAGGAAGAACCACTGATCTAAGCAAGTTATCATTTTTATAATTGTTTAGATGTGTAGCTATCTGGCGGTGTTTTGCCTCCAAGACCACTGAGCGATACCCCCGAgatggtaagttttaggtgatgtgccgccgagatcaggaactcaaaggtgcaaggaacacaagatttagacaggttccaGCCAcaaggagcgtaataccctacatcctgtgtggtggtttgtattgccttagggtTTGATGTGGGTTGATTCGTTTGGAGGGAGTTCtttcccacccttatatagtctggggagaTAGAGTTACAAAGAATCCCAGCtagatacgagcttaggagtcctaccctaGTGctattcgggtagtttccttctgttcggCTAGTCCTACTCTCGTACGAGTAGTTTACAACAggtataaggtatgggacatgccccaCCCCTTATTCTAGAAAGTTTATGCCATGTGCGTAGTCCCGTGgacccaggtctgacaagcccccgagctcttcgtagctaagtactacaggctttcgagtacttcttaaggcgtcttcgagttcttccgaaactccgtcttgaaggtATCTTCTAAGTACTTGTTTGGCTgcctcgaggctgtgaggtgctcaagcCCTGAGTAGTTCTTCAGTCTTGCTTTATATGGGGtacgattaaactcgcacttcatatggactagcccccgagccttaggttgaattgaagaaacaggctgagggtcaaattagtctcgAATCTTCcaatccttatcttccaaaaattttaaaaataagcCATTGATGACATGTGTCCGCAGCCTCGAGCCTTAAGTCCaaatcccaaggtttggaatacaGGATCCAAAGGTCGTAGCATGCATTTGTAGAATTAATTCTGATTTTAACTTGATGGATAAAATGGGCATATTGGTTCAAAAATTCGAAAACCCCTCTTTTTTCAGGATGacatccctgaaaaaatggttaatcaaataattttCCCAAAAATAGCCCTAAATTAACGCTCAAATCAAATCTTATCCCGATAAAAACTTATCGGCTTCCACGCTGGGACCATTGGTCTTCCACTATAGCATCCGCTGGCTATTTAAGCAGATGGTGAGTCTAGGGTTTTTACCCCTTCACTTGCCAGTGCAACTGCTTTCACATTCCAGATCTGCTCCGCAAGAACGCTAGCGCTACCATCATACTCTCAGATCCACGAATCCGCCGAGATTTTGCTGGACATTCTTTCCTCCTCAAAGTGAACAATCACTTCTCCCTTCTTAGCCCTAGAGCGCCAGCAAGTGAAACACCTTGTGACATCAAGAATGGCTCACAAGAAGAGCACCTCCAAGGGAAAAGCGAAAGAATCCCAAGCCGCAGCATCGTCTGGCGGATCACAGAAGAAAAGTAAGTGTACTCAAGCTATCCTCCAATCATTAGTCTATGAGTGCCTTAGCCAAAAGAGATTGTTCAATGGTGTGCTGCTGCTGGGGATGTTCGACCGTACGAGGGAACCGAAGAGATTTTGTTGTTCCAAGATTTTGTAGAGCGCGGATTAGGAATTCCAACTTGAGATTTCTTCCGCGGCGTGATCATTTACTATGCAGTCCAATTTCATCATCTCAATCCCAACTCTATTCCGCACATATCCATTTTTGTCCATCTTTGCGAAGCTTTCTTAGGCATAGAACCCCATTGTGACCTCTTTTGCTACCTCTTCCACCTCTAGCCTCAGCCAAAAGCAAGCAGCATCGCCAAAGTTGGTGGAACTAGCCTCCAACTGAGGCCAGGTATGGAGATGAAGTCTATCCCATACAAGCTTCCGAGTAGTTTACCCGGGTGGAAAGAACGCTGGTTCTTTGTCGGGAACCATGAACCCGAATTGCCAGAAAGAACAACTGGAAGCCCCAAGATTGCCGGCGAGTGGACAGTGAGCTCCGAGACTTGAGCCAAGTCAATGATCTACTCGAAAAAATAAAGGATGAAGGGGTCACTGGCGCTTTAGTGGTGTACTCATGGATCGGCAGGCGTATCCAGCTGTTACAGAAGCGAGCTCGTTTCGGATTTGAGTACCTTGGAATCTTAGCCCCGTCTCGGTTCACTGCAAACAAGATCCATCAGAATGAAGCTGTGAGGTGAGTGAGTTGAGTACCGCTTGACGCCGAGACGGTTCCTTATGTGCCCAAGCTCTTCCATGTGAAGAATTCTCTAAATAAGGTAAAGACAAGTAGTTGTCTATTTCTGTCAAGTACTTATTGCCTTCCTGAATCTGAAGTGTACTAACAGACCTTGTAATCCCATCATAGGATGATGTGAATGTATATAGGAGCATGCCTCCTATGTCGGATATCGAGCGTCCACGTCATACTCTATCATTGACACATCAGCCACCCTTCAGCTTTCGACCTGCTCAGGATCCAGTGAgcagagaagaagaagaggaatcTGATGACAATCACACATTGGTAGAGGTGATTAGAAGCAATAAGACAGGTACGTTGCAGGAGGAAGCAAACTCTCCCAATGTTGATCTCCTACCGAGCCACCCAAAGAAACCTCGTGTAACTACTCGGAAACGCAGAGCCAGCGCCTCTCCAAGTAAAAGTGATGGTACGCCAAGGTAAGAGCCCTTTCTTGGATTCATTAATACTATCCTCAGTTATCATTTGCTGAGTTTTGTTGACTTCTCCCCTTTGTTTCAAAATTCAGTGAGAGCCCTTTGAATCCCAAGCGCATGAAGCAAAAGGTCGGAGAGGTGCTCAGGGATGATGCTGTAATGGGTCATGATGTGGCCTTCGTTACAGTGGACCCATTGTTGGGTTCTGCCGGGGCTGCCGCGGGGCAAATGCTACCCTCGGGAGGACAAAAGTTGTCGCCAGCTGCGGCAGCCACCACGACGGGGCAAGCATTGTTCACAGATGACAAGGTGAGGCCGTCAAGTGCTTTGGGTACAGCTCCGGCTCCAAAAGCACCTAAACTGAAGAAAATTGCCTTCAAAAAGTCCGTGCTATAAGTGCTTGAGTACTTTTCGGTTGCAATTTATAGGTTTACGGTCAATCAAGCTAACTGTCTATCATGTGAAGGAAATCATCTGATCTGGGCCTAGAGCCACCTGGCGCCGCCACCAAAGTAGCCCTTGAACACGAGCCTAATGCTGCAACATTGGAAACGGTAGTAGCAATCACTACAAGGGTAGGCCCAAAGCCATCACTTGCGGGGTCTGCCGCCCCTACTGCCGCAGAAGTTGAAGAATCAGCATGGAAAAACAAAGGCAAAGCGGCAGAGGGTCCCAATATGGTGGTGCCAGCCCCCGAGATTCCATCAGGTGATCCAATTGTGCCTCCCCCATCCTCGAGTACTTATCTGCCGGAGGCGAGACTAATTGCTGCGGGCGAGGTGACAGGTACTCAAAGGCCAAATGTTGAAGAAACTGGCGCTGCGGGTACTGTATCAGGTGATATACTGGTTACACCTCCTAAGTCCTGATACGCTGTCCCGCTAGAGCttgtggatgatccaatgctgtgTTCTAATGTCTTGAAACACTTTCAAGACAATTTCAAAGAGCTATACAAATTCTCCACGGTATGTCTGCTTGGTTTGTCGCAAGATGCATTGTTGAATATCCTACTTGCTTGACTGACCTTTTATCGTGTCATGCAGACAATGGCCAATCGCTCTCGGGAGAAATCTGACAAGCTGAGAGCTGTCGAAGACAGCCTCCGCCAATTATAGGGGAAGGACCACAAAATTGGAAAGGAGGTCATGAAGAATGTTGAACTGCGGAACCAGCTTGATGCTGTCAAGCTGGAGCGCATTAGAGAAGTCTGGCTCCTTAGGAAGGAGATCAAGAacctgaaagatatctaggccccttagtgggttttggtggtacatgaca
Above is a genomic segment from Panicum hallii strain FIL2 chromosome 8, PHallii_v3.1, whole genome shotgun sequence containing:
- the LOC112903378 gene encoding endonuclease III homolog 1, chloroplastic-like isoform X2, translating into MPLALLLSRIRLPAVKMPSTRSNASARLVRASPADLNPVVREVKRESSVSFDVSKCESTASVKRKRVKRELEVNGEYPKKQVGFVPDIEDFRYDRTKAVPSSIKVEEKVRVSSVMKAKAPENWEAVLGGIKNMRLSGQAPVDTKGCEKAGSLLPPKERRFAVLISTMMSSQTKDEVTHAAVERLSENGLLDPDAIVRIDEATLANLIKPVGFYQRKAQFIKEASKICLERFGGDIPDSLNELLALRGVGPKMAHLVMSIAWKNTQGICVDTHVHRISNRLGWVFREGTKQKTTTPEQTRMSLEKWLPKDEWEPINPLLVGFGQTICTPLRPKCDMCGINNLCPSAYKESSSPNPKQKKTRSS
- the LOC112903378 gene encoding endonuclease III homolog 1, chloroplastic-like isoform X1, producing MPLALLLSRIRLPAVKMPSTRSNASARLVRASPADLNPVVREVKRESSVSFDVSKCESTASVKRKRVKRELEVNGEYPKKQVGFVPDIEDFRYDRTKAVPSSSKATLSSVKVEEKVRVSSVMKAKAPENWEAVLGGIKNMRLSGQAPVDTKGCEKAGSLLPPKERRFAVLISTMMSSQTKDEVTHAAVERLSENGLLDPDAIVRIDEATLANLIKPVGFYQRKAQFIKEASKICLERFGGDIPDSLNELLALRGVGPKMAHLVMSIAWKNTQGICVDTHVHRISNRLGWVFREGTKQKTTTPEQTRMSLEKWLPKDEWEPINPLLVGFGQTICTPLRPKCDMCGINNLCPSAYKESSSPNPKQKKTRSS